CTTGACGCGCGCGACCATCTCCGCCTGGCTCTCGATGGACTGCGAGCAGAAGATGAAGGCAAGGCCGCCCTTGCGGGCAAGGCCGATGGCGAGGTCGGCGCCCGACACGGCCTGCATGCTCGCCGACACGAACGGCACGTTGAGCATGAAGGGGCTGTTTGAGCCCTTCTTGAATTTGGCGACCGGAGTCTTCAGGTCCACGTTGGCCGGAACGTTTTTGGTGGTGGTGAGCCCCGGGATGATGAGGAACTCGGAAAAGGTGCGGGAAATTTCGTCAAGGATTTTCGCCACGGTGACCTCGCTTTGTTCTTGATAAAACAAAAACGCACCTCCGGCCTGCCGGAAGCGCGTTTGAATGTTGGAAGGTATCCATGATTAAAAATATATCAAAAAAGGGGTGGGAGGCAAAATCTGATAAATAGAAAAAAGATTTCAAGAAAAATTAAAAAGCTGGTAGGGCCTCACCGGCCCTAAAACCCGGCAGGGAAAATGCTCATTATAACAACCCCCGAACCCCCTTGGAAAGGGGGAAATAGATCTTTAACAAAAATTCTAATTGTAAAAACCAAATATCCCACCAATAACAGACATGATCCCCAATAACATGCCTAGTCCACCAGCTTGTAATGAACCTTTCTTGCCCATTTTCAGCCTGATAAATGATAAGATTTTCGATTTACCGGCAAAATCATAAAGAGCGCTTATAAAGAAAAAAGACGGCAATAAGTAACATGTCAATTGTTTTTTGTAAACACTTCATTTCTTTTCACTCCCGTGAATATTTTACATTAACATTTTGATCTTGCCTTATTTATCATAAATTCCTATACTGATGAAAATGTTTGCCACGACTGCTAATACAATCAAAATTAAAGAAAAATGATGCCATAAATATTTTTTGCAGAATGCGAAATAACCATTCTCCTAGTCTCAACAACAACTTTTACCAAGCAATAAAGCAAGGCAAGGAATGGAAAAAAGGCGAGATAGGGATATGCCCGGTCAATCAATGGAATATTGAACAATGCAAAAACTTATCCAAAGGGATAAATAATTGACAATATACTTATAACAAATATTTTTCGCATGGATTTCTCCATCCACGGATAGTTTCGCATTACCCCCATCATCTTGAAACTGCTTGCGTCTAATGTTTATAATCTAAATCATTCCCTCCCCGCCATGCCTTCACCTATCTTTTGTAATCATGGCCGGCACCTTTTTCATCAATCTCCGCAACACACTCTTCAAACCCCAGAAGCTCTGGTATGTCCTTTTGCGCTGGTACAAAACCAATTTTCTCTGGCAGCGCCGTTTCAACAGCCTTCGCGAGCCGAAAGTCTCGGCGGAAATCATAGACACGCCCGAAACCTATACAAGAATCATTTCCGACCTGGGCGCCGCGGGCATCCCGGTGAAGACGGTGTCCATTGACAAAGACGAATACGAACGGTATTGCGCTGCCGCGCGGTATCGGCGGTTCCCGGAATACCTCAAGGGCGGCCGCACCCCGGAATTTCCCAAAAAATCACTGGAGCATTTTCTTGCCGCAAAGCTTCTTGGGCTAAATGCCCACGACCGCTACATCGACGTGGCGAACAACAATTCGCCGGTGCCGGAGATGTATTCGGAGCTGTACGGCTGCACCAGTTACCGGCAGGACCTCGCGTTTGAATCTGCGTTGACGGACCACGTGATCGGCGGCAACGCGGATAACATGCCTGTTGCCAATGACTTTGCGAGCGCCATGGCGCTTCACTGCTCCTTCGAACATTTCGAAGGCGGCTCAGATACCGGTTTTATCCGCGAGGCGCAGCGGGTGCTTTCGCCGGGCGGCAGGGTGGTCATTGTCCCGCTGTACCTTTTCACGCATTACGCCGTTATCACCGACCCGTCGGTGCTGCCGAAGGAAGGCATTTTCTTCGAGCCCGACGCTACCCTGCATTGCCTCAAGGGTTATGGGAACCGCCACGGCAGGATTTACGACGTACCGCATTTTGTCAATAGAATCTATCACCACCGCGGACAGATGAACATGCAGCTGTTTTATTTTGAAAACACCATGGACATCGATCCTTCCGGCTGCGTCCGGTTTGCGGCGCTCCTGCAAAAGCCGTGACGTTTGGCCTGTGACACCTGTCACAAATCCCGCGTTCCCCCTATTATATATTTCTGTAGGCATCCGCCTGCTGTCGAATGCCATTTCCTAA
This genomic interval from Chitinivibrionales bacterium contains the following:
- a CDS encoding methyltransferase domain-containing protein; this translates as MAGTFFINLRNTLFKPQKLWYVLLRWYKTNFLWQRRFNSLREPKVSAEIIDTPETYTRIISDLGAAGIPVKTVSIDKDEYERYCAAARYRRFPEYLKGGRTPEFPKKSLEHFLAAKLLGLNAHDRYIDVANNNSPVPEMYSELYGCTSYRQDLAFESALTDHVIGGNADNMPVANDFASAMALHCSFEHFEGGSDTGFIREAQRVLSPGGRVVIVPLYLFTHYAVITDPSVLPKEGIFFEPDATLHCLKGYGNRHGRIYDVPHFVNRIYHHRGQMNMQLFYFENTMDIDPSGCVRFAALLQKP